A window of Eubacteriaceae bacterium ES3 contains these coding sequences:
- a CDS encoding CpaF family protein yields MGLLEKMEQKRTGPKEGNDEGKRETPRVDIYQSLKNRVHQEVINEINSSKVEEISKENSAEILRILEAVMSIEAENVNRMDRERITEELLNEIIGYGPLETLLNDPDVTEIMVNGYNRIYIEKNGKIQLSPVVFKDNQHVLNVIDRIVSSIGRHIDEASPMVDARLQDGSRVNVVIPPLSLVGPVITIRKFSKTPITVDQLLSFGSLSHQMVAFLEACVRGKLNIIVSGGTGSGKTTMLNVLSSFIPDQERIITIEDAAELQLRQEHVITLESRPSNLEGRGKVSIRDLVVNSLRMRPDRIIVGEVRSAETIDMLQAMNTGHDGSLTTIHANTPRDSLSRIETMVLMSGMELPMRAIRDQMTSAIDLIIQQSRLRDGTRKIVNITEVNGMEGDVVVMQDIFKYEMSGQMDAEGKFRGRFKSMGIKPRCLEKIRHNGVMVSDDWFIDR; encoded by the coding sequence ATGGGACTTCTTGAAAAAATGGAACAGAAACGAACGGGTCCGAAAGAAGGAAACGATGAAGGTAAAAGAGAAACACCGCGGGTCGATATTTATCAGAGTCTAAAAAACCGTGTCCATCAGGAAGTGATCAATGAAATCAACAGTAGCAAAGTAGAAGAGATCTCAAAAGAGAATTCAGCAGAAATTTTGAGAATTCTTGAAGCGGTAATGTCGATTGAGGCTGAGAATGTTAATCGAATGGATCGAGAGCGAATTACCGAAGAACTTTTAAATGAGATTATTGGTTACGGACCTCTTGAAACATTGTTGAACGATCCGGATGTTACTGAAATTATGGTTAATGGTTATAATCGTATCTATATTGAAAAAAATGGAAAGATACAGCTATCGCCGGTTGTGTTTAAGGATAATCAGCATGTCTTAAACGTTATCGACCGAATTGTTTCTTCAATTGGCAGACATATCGATGAGGCCAGTCCAATGGTGGATGCCAGGCTTCAGGATGGTTCTCGTGTTAATGTGGTGATTCCTCCGCTATCCCTGGTTGGGCCGGTTATTACCATACGTAAGTTTTCAAAAACGCCGATTACAGTTGACCAGTTACTTTCGTTTGGCTCTCTGTCTCATCAAATGGTCGCTTTCCTTGAGGCATGCGTACGGGGAAAACTTAATATAATCGTTTCCGGTGGAACTGGGAGTGGTAAAACAACTATGCTTAACGTATTGTCCAGTTTTATTCCAGATCAAGAACGTATTATTACCATTGAAGACGCTGCTGAGCTGCAACTGAGACAAGAACATGTTATTACACTGGAAAGTCGTCCGTCTAACCTGGAAGGTCGGGGAAAGGTATCAATACGAGATTTGGTCGTCAATTCCCTGCGTATGAGGCCGGATCGAATTATTGTCGGAGAGGTACGATCCGCCGAAACGATTGATATGCTTCAGGCCATGAATACCGGTCATGATGGTTCTCTGACCACAATTCATGCCAATACCCCAAGAGATTCACTGTCGCGTATCGAAACAATGGTTTTAATGTCGGGGATGGAACTGCCAATGAGAGCCATTCGTGACCAGATGACTTCAGCTATTGATTTGATCATTCAGCAATCCAGACTACGTGACGGAACCAGAAAAATAGTTAATATTACTGAAGTAAACGGGATGGAAGGTGATGTTGTGGTTATGCAGGATATTTTTAAATACGAAATGTCCGGACAAATGGATGCAGAAGGAAAATTCCGTGGACGTTTCAAGAGTATGGGAATCAAACCCCGATGTCTTGAAAAAATCAGGCATAACGGAGTGATGGTCAGTGATGACTGGTTTATTGACCGCTGA
- a CDS encoding type II secretion system F family protein has protein sequence MLWLSINIGLLLFIAIIILFYRKAQEADTKGRRLNAIKTGDGNWDEEFQKPFIQRVIVPVYTSVIKTISGFLSRKDSNNNVKMEYQLRLAGLYLTVAEYNAIRIVIFGVLFLSAILFTILSHANPVLKLLIMIMSSLIPLAAPLLFLRYRINKRQTAISNELPDVMDLLCVTMEAGLGFDAALIKISDRLSGVLVNELNIVHTEINFGKPRRDALKSLADRNSVEELKTFAGSVIQADQLGIPVNQVLKAQSEELRIKRKQRAEEKAMKAPVKMMIPLVLFVLPVLFIVLLGPTILHLVEQFG, from the coding sequence ATGCTGTGGTTATCCATTAATATCGGTTTACTTTTATTTATCGCGATAATTATTCTCTTCTATAGAAAAGCTCAGGAAGCGGATACAAAAGGCCGGCGTCTGAATGCAATTAAAACTGGAGATGGAAACTGGGACGAAGAATTTCAAAAACCTTTTATTCAGCGCGTTATTGTCCCAGTGTATACTTCAGTGATAAAAACGATTTCCGGGTTTTTATCCCGGAAAGATTCTAATAATAATGTAAAAATGGAATATCAGCTGCGTCTGGCGGGGCTTTATCTGACAGTAGCCGAATATAACGCAATTCGTATTGTGATATTTGGAGTTCTATTCTTAAGTGCCATTTTGTTCACAATTTTATCCCATGCAAACCCGGTTCTTAAGCTTTTAATTATGATCATGTCAAGCTTAATTCCCTTGGCTGCACCCCTATTATTTTTGCGGTATCGAATTAATAAAAGACAAACAGCTATTTCCAATGAGTTGCCAGATGTAATGGATCTACTTTGTGTTACCATGGAAGCAGGGTTGGGATTTGATGCAGCACTGATTAAGATCAGTGACCGCTTATCTGGAGTTCTTGTGAATGAACTGAATATTGTTCATACTGAGATTAATTTTGGCAAACCAAGAAGAGATGCCTTGAAAAGTCTGGCCGACCGTAATTCTGTAGAAGAACTAAAAACTTTTGCCGGTTCGGTGATTCAGGCTGACCAGTTGGGAATACCAGTTAATCAGGTTTTAAAAGCCCAGTCTGAAGAATTGAGAATTAAACGAAAGCAAAGAGCCGAAGAAAAAGCCATGAAGGCACCAGTCAAGATGATGATCCCTCTGGTCTTGTTTGTATTACCCGTTCTTTTTATCGTACTCCTGGGACCAACTATTCTGCATCTGGTTGAACAGTTTGGATGA
- a CDS encoding DUF192 domain-containing protein: MAEIYDQDRCLFNDIKVADTFLKRFIGLLRTKSLNENQGLLLENCKQVHMFGMKYPIDVIFIGKDGVVLRYEEALKPGKVSAHVKEAKWVLEVQSGSFKKYFKSSSQKLKLKV, translated from the coding sequence ATGGCAGAGATATATGATCAGGATAGATGCCTTTTTAATGATATAAAAGTAGCCGATACATTTTTAAAGCGGTTTATCGGTTTACTTCGGACTAAAAGCCTTAATGAAAACCAGGGCTTACTTTTAGAAAATTGCAAACAGGTACATATGTTTGGAATGAAATATCCAATTGATGTGATTTTTATCGGTAAGGATGGGGTTGTTCTTCGTTATGAAGAGGCATTAAAACCGGGTAAAGTCAGTGCTCATGTAAAAGAGGCAAAATGGGTATTGGAAGTACAGTCGGGTAGTTTCAAAAAATATTTTAAAAGCTCATCACAAAAACTGAAGTTAAAAGTATGA
- a CDS encoding type II secretion system F family protein: MQAVFVSIPVAVLVFVVVYLILKLMFAGRQQIEKRMSTLIESQNKELEIIKRSRQKRSKVKLLKRIANDLSMSGMMIRPAEFLLVWLGVALIPTVLIFLVSSNLIFAAISLGIGLLLPPLYVKKQREKRVELFEQQLVEAIGIMSSCLKSGLTFQQALVSISTEMPDPISSEFSKVVRELKLGSTIETSLTRLSDKIGSQNFMMMVSAILIQRQTGGNLSEILLNISGTIKERFKIKNEIKVLTATARTSGLVVGLMPVAVILIFLVFNKEYVTIFFESTLGIGMIITGIVMEIIGYLFIRKIVNIQF, translated from the coding sequence ATGCAGGCAGTTTTTGTTTCGATCCCGGTTGCGGTTCTTGTTTTTGTAGTGGTTTATTTAATTCTTAAGCTGATGTTTGCTGGACGTCAGCAAATAGAAAAAAGAATGTCAACGCTGATAGAAAGTCAGAATAAAGAACTGGAAATTATTAAAAGAAGTCGTCAGAAACGATCTAAAGTAAAACTTCTAAAGCGGATTGCCAACGATTTATCGATGTCAGGGATGATGATACGTCCGGCTGAATTTTTGCTCGTTTGGCTGGGAGTGGCTCTGATTCCAACAGTACTGATTTTTTTGGTCAGCAGCAATCTGATTTTCGCAGCCATTTCTTTGGGAATAGGATTACTCTTGCCGCCGCTTTATGTAAAAAAACAGCGGGAAAAACGAGTCGAGCTGTTTGAACAGCAGCTTGTTGAAGCCATCGGTATCATGAGCTCCTGTCTGAAATCGGGGCTTACCTTTCAACAGGCACTAGTCAGTATATCAACTGAAATGCCGGATCCTATTTCCAGCGAATTCAGCAAGGTTGTCAGAGAACTCAAGCTGGGTTCTACCATCGAAACATCCTTAACCCGTTTATCAGATAAAATTGGCAGTCAGAACTTTATGATGATGGTATCTGCGATTTTAATCCAGCGGCAGACGGGTGGAAATCTTTCAGAAATTCTTCTGAATATTTCTGGAACGATAAAAGAGCGGTTTAAAATTAAAAATGAAATAAAAGTACTAACAGCAACAGCCAGAACATCAGGATTAGTCGTAGGCTTGATGCCGGTGGCAGTTATTTTGATATTCCTTGTCTTTAATAAGGAATATGTGACTATATTTTTTGAGTCAACTTTGGGAATTGGGATGATAATAACTGGTATTGTGATGGAAATTATTGGATATTTATTTATCAGAAAAATTGTTAATATTCAATTCTAA